A window from Calliopsis andreniformis isolate RMS-2024a chromosome 5, iyCalAndr_principal, whole genome shotgun sequence encodes these proteins:
- the Cnep1r2 gene encoding CTD nuclear envelope phosphatase 1 regulatory subunit 2 isoform X1: MSLDQTVCEDLKAFERRLTEVIASLQPATLRWRMLLGFISVCTAVGAWHWLTDPNTSAVSFTQSLCNHPFFAIASIVLVILFMMGVHRRVIAPSIITQRARSVLGDFNMSCDDTGKLILKPTRPPHPHET, from the exons atgtcTCTGGATCAAACAGTCTGTGAAG ACTTAAAAGCTTTCGAGAGACGGCTAACTGAAGTGATCGCTAGCTTGCAACCAGCTACTCTGCGATGGAGAA TGCTTTTGGGTTTCATTTCTGTTTGCACCGCTGTGGGTGCATGGCATTGGTTAACAGATCCAAATACATCAGCTGTTTCGTTTACTCAAAGTTTATGTAATCATCCATTTTTtgcaattgcaagcattgttttAG TGATATTATTCATGATGGGAGTCCATAGACGAGTAATAGCACCGAGTATTATAACTCAGAGAGCTAGGAGTGTCCTTGGTGATTTTAATATGAGCTGTGATGATACTGGAAAGTTAATTCTTAAACCAACAAGGCCACCACATCCTCATGAAACTTAA
- the Cnep1r2 gene encoding CTD nuclear envelope phosphatase 1 regulatory subunit 2 isoform X2, translating into MEKYVFLFLLLLGFISVCTAVGAWHWLTDPNTSAVSFTQSLCNHPFFAIASIVLVILFMMGVHRRVIAPSIITQRARSVLGDFNMSCDDTGKLILKPTRPPHPHET; encoded by the exons ATGGAGAAGTACGTTTTTCTATTTCTCT TGCTTTTGGGTTTCATTTCTGTTTGCACCGCTGTGGGTGCATGGCATTGGTTAACAGATCCAAATACATCAGCTGTTTCGTTTACTCAAAGTTTATGTAATCATCCATTTTTtgcaattgcaagcattgttttAG TGATATTATTCATGATGGGAGTCCATAGACGAGTAATAGCACCGAGTATTATAACTCAGAGAGCTAGGAGTGTCCTTGGTGATTTTAATATGAGCTGTGATGATACTGGAAAGTTAATTCTTAAACCAACAAGGCCACCACATCCTCATGAAACTTAA
- the LOC143179441 gene encoding regulation of nuclear pre-mRNA domain-containing protein 1B isoform X1: protein MTGFTESALVKRLMDLNPSQQSIQTLSLWLIHHRKHHPTIVKVWFKEMCKVKDNRKLMFMYLANDVIQNSKKKGPEFGKEFETVLPKAFEHMKGFDEKTRERLNRLLQIWEERGVYDKSQIAEFKAAFTDTTKDPGTPPPKKKLKNDIEKIKKDKKERKKSETEVEVDGTKELHVTLSPRTPAGDPPETEELIKALMDLENTASSDAGVRERIASLPPEVSEVSLLANLADRAAADQLSVAVNEAAALLADYNGRLQAEMEDRRRLLTMLRDYTLAQRQLLQQAQTTLEDYKEKLKKVCAVRSEVKSHISNLPDLTQLPDVTGGLAPLPSAGDLFSMH from the exons ATGACAGGGTTTACTGAAAGTGCACTTGTGAAACGATTAATGGACTTGAATCCCTCTCAACAGAGTATTCAAACACTTTCTCTTTGGTTAATTCATCATAGAAAACATCATCCGACCATCGTGAAAGTCTGGTTCAAAGAAATGTGTAAAG TGAAGGATAATCGGAAGTTAATGTTCATGTACCTAGCAAATGATGTTATTCAAAATAGTAAAAAGAAAGGCCCCGAATTTGGAAAAGAATTTGAAACAGTATTACCAAAAGCTTTTGAGCACATGAAAGGATTTGATGAGAAAACAAGGGAAAGGCTAAACAGATTGCTTCAAATTTGGGAGGAAAGAGGAGTTTATGATAAGTCACAAATTGCAGAATTCAAAGCTGCTTTCACAGACACAACAAAGGATCCAGGAACGCCACCTCcaaaaaagaaattgaaaaatgatATAGAAAAAATAAAG AAAGACAAAAAGGAGAGAAAGAAATCAGAGACTGAAGTTGAAGTAGATGGAACCAAAGAACTGCATGTTACGTTAAGTCCACGTACTCCTGCTGGAGATCCACCAGAAACAGAGGAACTCATCAAAGCTTTAATG GATTTGGAGAATACAGCGTCTTCAGATGCTGGTGTTAGAGAACGTATTGCGTCTTTGCCACCAGAAGTTTCTGAAGTTTCACTTCTTGCAAATTTGGCTGACAGAGCAGCTGCCGATCAATTGAGTGTTGCAGTAAATGAAGCTGCTGCATTGTTAGCAGACTACAATGGACGATTACAAGCAGAAATGGAAGATAGGAGAAGATTGTTAACTATGCTTAGAGATTATACGCTGGCGCAAAGACAATTACTTCAGCAAGCACAAACAACTTTAGAA GACtataaagaaaaattgaaaaaggtATGTGCAGTTCGGTCAGAAGTAAAGTCACATATTTCAAATCTTCCTGACTTGACACAGTTACCTGATGTTACGGGTGGTTTGGCGCCTCTTCCTTCAGCTGGTGACTTATTTTCAATGCACTAG
- the LOC143179441 gene encoding regulation of nuclear pre-mRNA domain-containing protein 1B isoform X2: MFMYLANDVIQNSKKKGPEFGKEFETVLPKAFEHMKGFDEKTRERLNRLLQIWEERGVYDKSQIAEFKAAFTDTTKDPGTPPPKKKLKNDIEKIKKDKKERKKSETEVEVDGTKELHVTLSPRTPAGDPPETEELIKALMDLENTASSDAGVRERIASLPPEVSEVSLLANLADRAAADQLSVAVNEAAALLADYNGRLQAEMEDRRRLLTMLRDYTLAQRQLLQQAQTTLEDYKEKLKKVCAVRSEVKSHISNLPDLTQLPDVTGGLAPLPSAGDLFSMH, from the exons ATGTTCATGTACCTAGCAAATGATGTTATTCAAAATAGTAAAAAGAAAGGCCCCGAATTTGGAAAAGAATTTGAAACAGTATTACCAAAAGCTTTTGAGCACATGAAAGGATTTGATGAGAAAACAAGGGAAAGGCTAAACAGATTGCTTCAAATTTGGGAGGAAAGAGGAGTTTATGATAAGTCACAAATTGCAGAATTCAAAGCTGCTTTCACAGACACAACAAAGGATCCAGGAACGCCACCTCcaaaaaagaaattgaaaaatgatATAGAAAAAATAAAG AAAGACAAAAAGGAGAGAAAGAAATCAGAGACTGAAGTTGAAGTAGATGGAACCAAAGAACTGCATGTTACGTTAAGTCCACGTACTCCTGCTGGAGATCCACCAGAAACAGAGGAACTCATCAAAGCTTTAATG GATTTGGAGAATACAGCGTCTTCAGATGCTGGTGTTAGAGAACGTATTGCGTCTTTGCCACCAGAAGTTTCTGAAGTTTCACTTCTTGCAAATTTGGCTGACAGAGCAGCTGCCGATCAATTGAGTGTTGCAGTAAATGAAGCTGCTGCATTGTTAGCAGACTACAATGGACGATTACAAGCAGAAATGGAAGATAGGAGAAGATTGTTAACTATGCTTAGAGATTATACGCTGGCGCAAAGACAATTACTTCAGCAAGCACAAACAACTTTAGAA GACtataaagaaaaattgaaaaaggtATGTGCAGTTCGGTCAGAAGTAAAGTCACATATTTCAAATCTTCCTGACTTGACACAGTTACCTGATGTTACGGGTGGTTTGGCGCCTCTTCCTTCAGCTGGTGACTTATTTTCAATGCACTAG